attttattacacattataatttatttgtagtataagattataatatatttttaattgtgttatttttaattaaacaggaaagacgtgccttgaaagttgtttccaatggcaaaaagcaagacaaatttattgatattagatatcatttacctgctcaaatagatcattggattaatatatctGGATTACGTCCTCTGAGAAGATGTAGTTTGCATATGATTGATGGTAACATGATATCTGCTTTTGCTGAGAGATGGCACGCAGAGACTAGTTCATTTCACCTGCCATTcggtgaaatgactattactcttgacgaCGTCAGGGGTCTTTTGAGCATCCCGTGTACTGGAGAGTTTTTCACACCTCCCGCAAATGTCAATGAAGATTTGGCAATTGTTGCTGATGTTGAGTTGTTGGGAGTTGCATATGATGAAGCTGTCACTGAGACTAGGACCAATAGAGGGGCCTCGTATAGTTTTGAGTGGTTGAAAGAGgtattttttaagaaacttcATGAACGAAGATATGACTGTGCAGCTAGGGCATGTCTACTTCATTTGGTAGGGTGTACCATTCTTGTtgataaaagttttacacttgTATCTGCAAAATATCTCTTTCTGTTTCAAGATCTTGATAGTTGTGGTAAATGGGCATGGGGACCGGCTGCACTTGTTGTGTTATATGACTATCTTAGAGATAGTACATTGCCTGCAACCAAACAGATTGGAggatatttgtctttatttcaggtactattatatttattatacttatcattatttttttaattatttcatcaccttaataattttactacatttcaattatttacagaCTTGGATTTATGAACATTTTCCTGATATTTGTAAACGGGATATGGATGAACATATTTCCTCAATGTCGCGGATGTTTCGTTGGACTGCAAAACAAACATCTGGGAATGTTTCATATTACAgggcaaagttggatgctttgagGGATACTGATATTATCTGGGCACCGAATTACGATGAGAACGTTGTGGCACGATTTCAGTCTATGTCATTATTTACAGGATACATTCGTTGGTGTTTCACGATGGTTCCGTATTTACCCGAGAGGTGCATACGACAGTTTGGGTATACTCAACACATTCCTCCTACACCACCAATGCTTGTTGCACGTGATGTCGACGTTGAATGGAGTATGTACCGGAATTTTGTACGATCACTTCGAGCTAAATTGCACCCAGTTGCATATCCACATGGGTGTGTTGAGGGATACATCCAGTGGTATTATAGGATATATCATCCTCGGATGATCCCTTATGTTGCTGCATATGCTGGTCCTAGTTATGATGTTGATGTTGGTCGTGGTCCTGGTCCTGATgctggtcctagtcatgatgTTGGTCCCGATACTAGGTGTACACGGTGTCACGCAGTTGGTGGTCTTATACAGCAGAGTTTAGATTTGCATATGGGTGGTCTTGAAGATCAAATGCGTGTCTTATTAGAGAGAGCTTTACACATTTCTAGATGAGGAGATATCAGTAGTATTATAGTTgtattattcagacttattttattattcgtgGGTTATTTGTTATTCAGACTTATTGTGATAGCgacttattcagacttatttagttagttatttattattcagagttattattagcgacttatttattattcagagttattattagcgacttatttattattcggagttattattagcgacttatttattattcagagttattttTAGCggcttatttattattcagagttatttttagcgacttatttattattcaaagttattattagcgacttatttattattcagagttattattcgCGACTAAATTTCCAACAACATTTAAAGTGACAATCCTATCATTTAAagcaacatacaaattaaaagtGGCAATCATCTAAATTGAATACAACATTTAAAGTGACAATCCTATCATTTAAagcaacatacaaattaaaagtGGCAATCATCTAAATTGAATACAACATTTAAAGTGACAATCCTATCATTTAAagcaacatacaaattaaaagtGGCAATCATCTAAATTGAATACAACATTTAAAGTgtcaatcatatcatttaaaacaacATACAACTCAAAAGTGTCAATCACCTGCCAAagaatataatctgaattattttctaaatctaaagaaCCCCAATGTTGTAGACGTCCTGCATAAGCGATAGCCCATGATGTAGACTCCTCGCTACGATGCTTCTTCCAATGCCATGCAAGTGGAGGTAACGGACATGcagatttcaatttaacttgaacccaatgattttcgttaacaaaaccaatgctgataacacgatcacgtgacaaatctccattatgtgcacccctcaatgggaaaaaagtcaaacaaaatttttttgctaatgtaacaagaacgagattatattttgttgctatcacgtaacccatatcaggaaTGGTCATCCACTTCTCGTTAGCTTGGTTTTCCAAAACTCAGTTACAAGTAAAGACTCTGTCACTTCTTGCAAACGTTCCTTGAATAATGCAGCATATAAATCAGGTTTGGACTTAATCTCTGTATACAACTGCCGACGTATAATGCTCCAGTATTCTTCACCATAACCAAGTAAAGCAGCAATAGCACGATATCCACAGTTTCCATCtgctttaacattaactatgtcttcaatatatggatgaattaaagaaggaaactcgtggaaatattttttaacctggtgggagacttgtttggatgcttgatgggagacttgtttggatacctgctgggagacttgagtatcaacatgctcaaagtatgatgggtcgcgatatacgtcatatcccttcggcttattgccttttttcttaacaccaccttttgttttgattttatccactggtgcacacattgatgttgtctccggatatgctatttcacgcaacttgctctttaaagcccttcttccagcaatattaagtgttttccattttttccaaattatatccatctccgatgtaatgtccaactctgaatcatttgtcaactggtcattctcttgatcactattcaaggttaatttcctccaatgtatatgaacagcatctaatgggattggaacacctttcatcttgtatcctgctaactcacatgcacaaggtaatccatgagtctttctaagtatacaacaacacacatctttgtcgttaccgacataactgactctcttgtattcttcaacaatatcacctaaggctttcttggataccacccaagtcaatttctcaaagaatggattgttgtgtatatgctctttgcgacctttacttatctcaaatgaacctttgatcttaataatttgaaacttcaacatgtcattcataccattccatgccttacaaaaatctcctttactgtgttccaaaaatctcttcaatgaccaatgagcagactcaaccctaatatttaaacaaaaaaaatacaaaatgtgaagtaatgatcatatatcatgcataaatcatatatcatatatcatacaaaatgtgaaattttaatgacatacctattagtcgtagtatttcctagatgcaatactcgattggttcatgcttcaacaaatctttccttatgaggattcaaccatgtgcctctgacgtagtcaaatcaaataatattatcgacacatgcttgctcaaatatttgcaaaagttcctcgtactccttctcttcagaacaataaacaattttcctccacaagtctttctttaatatatattgtttgcatttggctccaaaatttttgttaatatgaagttggcaaagtaaatttgttgaagatggaaatacaactttaattgcattcattaaagcaagttctctgtcagtcacaatcacctgaggaaatgacgtgtttgaaacaaataactcttttaacttctccaatgcccaccaaaagttgtcatgacgttcagaatccatataagcaaatgcaacattaaatgtcaacccagttgaagttacaccaacaatttcaaacaacggtaacctatacttgttggttttgtaggtgctatccatgatcaatacaagagggaacatgttcagcaaagttatggaatctgggtgcgtccaaaacatatccctcacaacgttggagtcctcatgagtcctactccaacaagtatatttctcagcttcaagtaacttcaacaaatgttgcatatcagttctaggtccCATCAAATTCTTCTTGTATGTACTTTgtcgcttgtaaatttgatagatactagtcacattcttcgtatctcgatctctcaaatatgacaagatgtgtctcggtgcaacgtgatattttgtcaactcgtcaacatgtttcttatcttcttctgttaagcgtcccataaatgcattattctcaaaagtagctactaactcatggttTTGAAGTTCacagattaaactaataatccatccttcatcatttttcagtggtctcgatctaagtttaaacggacatccacaccttttagttgaagtacatgtgtcatttttatttgacttatattgtccacctctatcacaaccaataattaattttgactttcttcctctctttccagtctctacgtctgatcgagtaatgataactgctactcgattttgtcgacctatctctcttgcccatgatatgacagcttctcgtgactcaaaaatttgatcagttgtaaatGCGACATCCACACCTTTTAGTTGAAGTACatgtgtcatttttatttgacttatattgtccacctctatcacaaccaataattaattttgactttcttcctctctttccagtctcTACGTCTGATCGAGTAATAATAACggctactcgattttgtcgacctatctctcttgcccatgatatgacaaCTTCttgtgactcaaaaatttgatcagttgtaaatgcttcagttaaatctataaatattgGTTGTGTGTTTTCAtccctatttcaaaaaaaaaaattaaaaaaaaataacaaaaaaattaaaaaaaatattcaaaaaaaataataataataactaccggatttttgaaatttccaaattaactaccggaaatttcaaaaaacgaaatttccggtgaacaaaaactaactaccggatttttcaaaatttttgaaattttcggtagcttccgaaaatttgaaatttccggtattgaaaatacaactacaggaaatttcattgaccaaatttccggtaataaatataactaccggaaatttagtTGCAAAAAATTACTTACTGGAAATTTCAACGAGGGGTCAGATtttggagtaatttttttttaccgcTCACGTGAATGAATTTATTAAGGATAAAactgggtttttaacaaattggggGTACAAATTTAAATGGGAGATATAAAAGCTAACAGTCTCATATTCGatgcttttattatttatttgttaagtgGAAGGGTTATTGGATTTCAATGGGAAGAGCAATATCCGTACATTACAGCAGAACACAAAATTAGAGTGGAtcctttcatttcttttttagaTGAGAACTGAGATTTTTAATTCTCGTAAAAAAGtggaattttatttcttttttagatGGGTACTGAgatttttaggaataaaaatCGCTATAAAAAGTGAAGAGAAGCGCAAAGAGTAGCAAAAGGAACAAATGAAGATTTGTGTTCTTGGAGATAAACAAAACTTTTGAACAAAAGGATTTATATGCAATTAGACATATTTTGTCATCCATTTAATAAAATCGTGCAGGTTGACACATGACTAACCTTCATTAGACTACCTTAATAGGGGTGTTAGTATCCTACAAATCCACTTAATCTTAAGTGTTCACAAAACAAAGTATTTATGTACTAGGCTCCGAACTCGCACCTCACAAATATGTGAGTTTCTAATAGTATTTTCATCTCATATACGAAGAAAAATAGTATAGTTATTCAAAATAAGTATAGttattcaaaattgatttacaagactttttttttaagtgtgTTTTTGGATAAAGTAATTGCAATAGAAGTGAGAATGCGCATAAGACCTAAAATCTAGTTTGCAACCCATCTTGATCCTCTACAACACTCTCCTCCCTATTGAACTTTCTGCTGCATTtttctctctatctctctcatCACTCACAAAACTCATTGTTGAGGATCCAAATTCAGTCCACGATAAAACCGAAACTTTCcaaaagtctatttatttaaaagaatcaGACTTCATGCCCTCAAGATCCCCTCTCAACTCTCGGGGACCATCGCCTACCTTTGAATTTGGAAGCTATCTTACGCCATGATAAAGCTTATCAAAATTGTGGGATTGGTGTCTCTTCCATTAGGCGTGTGACCTCTTTCATGGTGGTGGATTCTGAGACAGTAAGGGTGGGAGACCACCATTTCCACATTCCACCCAAAGGGTTTACATAAGTTAGTGGATAGTTTGAATTTGAACCTTTAAGGTCCACCCAAAGTTAAAGGCTATCTTTTTATTCAGACcaacaaaaaatacaacataaaCAGCCACGTGCATGACATGGCAATAATAAAGTGAATAATAATTAGCTCTTGATTATACCCTTGCATTTTGGGTGTATTGAAACTTGACCTATATATAAATCGTTTGgtttagagagagaaaaattatCTCTATAAATCCAACGGTTTTTACAGCTGCAACATCAGTTGCAGCTGCAGTTTCATAAAACATGCAAacacattataaataaatattaataaagaaaCTTAATGCAATCTATTAATCTCTTCAACATTTGAAAAGTGAAATGCTAGAGTCGTGATTTAGGGCCCTTCCTTTTAGGAATATCTAATGCATCATAATGACCAAACCCATGATAGAGAACTCTAATTGGATTTTCCTTGCCGTATTCTTGGCCATACTCAGCTATTGATATCAATCCACCAGCATCCTGATCATACATGTATACAGTGATTGGCATCCTGCACAATAGAGAATCTCAGATATAAGATTAACATTCAAATGTGTATAGTACATACGTAACTGCATGAAAGGAAGATAAGTTTAATTTCCCAACAGGAAGAGAAGTACTTACTGCAAAACATGTGAAGCAATGAACAATTCGGGTTCACCTCCCCATACATGAGGCTTCCTTATTTGTGAAATATATGAATCAAAGTCACCTTCAATAAACCTGAAGATAACATAAGAAAACCATGTTCATTAGCAAACAATAATCACTAATCGTTTCACCTTTTATAGTAAACAAAGTAACATTTATCGTGCTTATAGACATACTAGCCTAATTTGACATTGTAATTTAAGTTTTACTACCTCAGTGTCTATATATAAAACCCTCTTGAGAAATTTTTTGTTCCTTTTTATAAAGACTCTCTTTTAATTTTcaactacattaattaatttttttactaacatACTTCTAATTAATCTACATTTTTCTTCTGCAATtgacaataaatattataatgaaaACATTAACTAATTCTCTCTCTTGAAGGGTAAACTTGTaaaaacaatatcaattattaacACATTTAATACTACTATCAATTTTCTTAATTCTCACAATTTGATCAAGGAGTTCTATATTTAGGAACGGAGGTAGTATTATATTGCTCCAGAAAGTGATATGGATTTCTTCTTGTATTAGTAGAAGTATGGGGTTAAAAGTTAGATTGGTGGAGAGTGAGAAAGTTGAGGGAGAGAAGATGGGGGAAATAAAGTAAGATATCTAAAATTTGTTtagcttattttattttagatctCAAATTACATttggaatttaattttttatcaattcaacTGTATTTGACTGTTTAacactaattttttttggtaACACAGTTTGACACTAATATGACGGCGGATTACAGagcacataatttttttcatatacatCGATCAGAGTATAAAAGTTATGTCTTAAAAGCAAGCAAAATTGAAAACTGATGTAAAagttgttgttttggaaaaagtTAGAAAGCAAATTCTCCAGAAATATGTAGTAGGTATAAGGGGTGGGTTTCAGCCTTTCAGGATTAAATTGAACgaaatttttcatttaaaaaatgttcCTTGAAAATAAGAAGCGGATGTAAGCGGTTGGCTTTCTAGACCAACTTAAGATGACAACTTTTCTCATATTTTCagttaaaaacatgattttttgGTACAGAAAATCTGGATCCCAAGTAGGGAATCTGTTTCGACAGAAACTTATATTTACCATGCAAATAAAATTGGGACTTATTGcggacaataaaaaaaattggtcaTGAACTCTTACTGTTTTCAGTGAAAGTAGAAATGGCTATTGTGGTACCTCAATTCTTCAAATGTTTTTTTGGTGTATACATGTGTTCTGACTTATGAGTGTggaaaatagattaaaaatatctgtcttctttaaaataaaatgtaatcaCCAGAATGCTACAGATATTCAATAGGAAACTCACCATTCTGTTTCTTCCCTTCTTTTGACAAACTCATCAGCAACCTGtcaaataaaacagagaataaTCACGAACATGGGCCTAGGCAACAATTGACCACACAGCTTGATTTGTAAGTTATTGAAAGAATTGAAAGAATAATATGAAATGGGTAAGAAAGCAATCAGCAGCGAATATAAACGTTGAATTGTAGCTAATACTGCGCCTTCAATTCTTCTGTTTTGTGCTGTTCTATTTAGTTTTATTCATCGCTGCAAGAGAAAGGGGGTTTCTACGCTTATAAGTGtgatatataaaagatatttaaaaacATACCTTGGCCCGTAAATCATCTGCTAGCTCTCTCTGAAATCTTTCACTAGGAGGGGGTTTTCCAGACCTCAAACTAGCCCCATGAGCAACCGAGCGGAACAAGCATCTTCCATCCCCAGGTATTCCTGCTCAGTAAAGTAAGTTTCATAAACAATGCAGCAAATGCATACAAATTCCTAGGTTCTTATCTATGTCAACTTGCACATGTTAATGCATTTGTAAACATGTAAATAGACGACTCTGCTCAgataaatagtttaattaagCGTTTATCTATCATATATGTGCTTATATATCAGCTATTTCTataatcaatataataaaagataaaataaagttaaattattttcatataaactatAAACTGCTTTTATAAACTATCCTAGAGAagcttatggaaataagctAATAACAGCATATGaacatgtcataagttgtttaCATAAACTCTCCCAAACAGTCTTACAAGTGTTTATGCCAATACGTAAACTCAAATAAACCAATCCAAAGATGCACATATTTAAAGACATTGAGCAAAATGTGCAGCTCACCAATTACAGAATAGTCGGTGTAAACTTGCTTCCCGTGTGAGACTTTAACATTTGTCTCGTCGCAGTCATCGTTCCTTTTCCTATTTTCATAATCTGCCTCAGCATGCGCAGGTTCAGAACTTAAATTACACACAAACaatccaaaaataaaaccaacagATGCACAACTGCGTGGCCAATTTATTCGCCCAACATTACACTTAACTTTGGAAAGCATTTTTTGTTTAGGTACCAACAGTCTCATACTCATACTTTGGCATGCCAATGAAATTTCACGATGCTTCTTCCGTGATACTATAGAATTAAAGAGTTGAGTACTTCCCCTTTGCTTGGAGCAGCATGATCCAAGGTAACCTCCTCTTATTGTTTGGCCCATGACAGTTGAACAAGATGGTTTTGTGCAAATAGAAAGACCAACATAATTTTTCCCCGACTTCCCTGGGTAAAAaccagaagaaaatgaacaggATATTCCTCTGGACTGAAGACCGCAGATGTTACTGCTCATCAGCAGCTGAGTACGACCTTTCACGACAACAGCACTTATTGAAGATTGACTAACAGGAAAGCAAATACTCATGTTTACATCACCTGATTCAAATCCAAAGTATCTTTGTATTCAAAAACACTTATCTTGGAGCTgttcatatatataaatgtcCTTTTCACTGATTTCCAGTATATTAcagtataaaaatttaaatgtcaaTATCATTTCATAGCAGTTTATCTATTTGACACAATTTAAGGATATCTTCAAAGTTCCAGGAGATTTGATACATATAACAACCAAGCTTGACACCTGGAAGGCTAAATTCTGAGTGTTCAAAACTTTAGATGTTTCTGACACATCAAACTGAAGGGAAGCACATTTCAAACTCCCATGACACAGTCTAAATTAAGAAAAGGGGGACAGTGTATTAGAATTCAGACTCATGAATTCCATTATCTTCTTCCCTTAAAATTTATCTCAATCTATATCACACACCAAAATGCACCGTTAACGTATAATAAGTATAACCCGCCAATGAACATATATCTAGTGAAAAGAAAGACGTATATGCCAATAAATACTCCCATGTCTTTATATATAAGACACCCTTGACTATATCACAGGAATTAT
The genomic region above belongs to Cicer arietinum cultivar CDC Frontier isolate Library 1 chromosome 4, Cicar.CDCFrontier_v2.0, whole genome shotgun sequence and contains:
- the LOC101502655 gene encoding OVARIAN TUMOR DOMAIN-containing deubiquitinating enzyme 4 gives rise to the protein MSICFPVSQSSISAVVVKGRTQLLMSSNICGLQSRGISCSFSSGFYPGKSGKNYVGLSICTKPSCSTVMGQTIRGGYLGSCCSKQRGSTQLFNSIVSRKKHREISLACQSMSMRLLVPKQKMLSKVKCNVGRINWPRSCASVGFIFGLFVCNLSSEPAHAEADYENRKRNDDCDETNVKVSHGKQVYTDYSVIGIPGDGRCLFRSVAHGASLRSGKPPPSERFQRELADDLRAKVADEFVKRREETEWFIEGDFDSYISQIRKPHVWGGEPELFIASHVLQMPITVYMYDQDAGGLISIAEYGQEYGKENPIRVLYHGFGHYDALDIPKRKGPKSRL